A genomic region of Alicyclobacillus sp. SO9 contains the following coding sequences:
- a CDS encoding ATP-binding protein — MGTASMNCGTDAYGNALTTPLETQEGKLQAKYDSLLKGHPDGIFEITVTGRITSANPACERITGHSSDSLKTMDLTDVFNRMEWHRHPSANMYADDCVYGEGLITHSSGHSVYVQLKRVPIELDNRVIGSHVIARDTTDEQLTKHELEYTKEQIKTIFDTLDVALWAQIWPSKTVIQVSPGSEKIWGIPVERILRDPSSCYENIHPDDVESVREQMNRVHDGIQFIDDYRVIHPNGEVRWIHDRVIPIRGSDGDLKRLIGLAVDITEQKRAEEERIRTRGMLERSEKLHVLGQLAAGIAHEIRNPLTSLMGFVQLIQSGRAGMDDYFDIMASELQRMNTIVGEFLVLSKPHSESMRIHDLKHIIETTLAFLKGEAIMNNTVIQTNFSILPPIVCDESQMKQVFINIIRNALDAMPTGGTITVQTEQTGSNEVTVCVADEGCGIPEDSIAMIGEPFFTTKEDGTGLGMMVTQQIVRSHGGRIEIRSRVDKGTTVSIVLPVSSSS, encoded by the coding sequence GTGGGAACTGCATCAATGAACTGCGGAACCGACGCATACGGTAACGCTCTGACAACCCCACTTGAAACACAAGAGGGCAAGCTACAGGCTAAATACGACAGCTTATTAAAGGGGCACCCCGACGGCATCTTCGAAATCACAGTTACGGGCCGGATTACTTCTGCCAATCCCGCATGTGAGCGGATAACAGGGCATTCTTCTGATTCGTTGAAAACCATGGATTTAACGGATGTATTTAATAGGATGGAGTGGCACCGGCATCCTTCTGCAAATATGTATGCGGACGATTGTGTGTATGGAGAAGGGCTCATAACCCATAGTAGCGGCCATTCAGTTTATGTTCAACTGAAGCGTGTTCCAATTGAATTGGACAACCGTGTGATTGGTTCGCATGTGATTGCACGAGATACAACAGATGAGCAACTGACAAAGCATGAATTGGAGTATACGAAAGAGCAGATTAAAACGATTTTTGACACGCTTGATGTAGCGCTCTGGGCACAGATATGGCCGTCTAAAACCGTTATTCAAGTATCGCCTGGCAGCGAGAAAATTTGGGGAATCCCTGTTGAAAGAATTTTACGGGATCCGTCAAGTTGCTATGAAAATATCCACCCGGATGATGTTGAGTCTGTGCGAGAACAAATGAATCGGGTTCATGATGGAATCCAGTTTATCGATGATTATCGTGTCATTCATCCCAACGGAGAGGTTCGCTGGATACATGACAGGGTCATTCCGATTCGGGGTAGTGACGGAGACCTCAAGCGGCTTATTGGCTTGGCTGTGGACATTACAGAACAAAAACGAGCAGAAGAGGAGCGTATCAGGACTCGTGGCATGCTGGAACGCTCGGAAAAGCTTCATGTCCTCGGACAATTAGCTGCGGGTATCGCGCACGAAATCAGAAATCCGTTGACTTCTCTCATGGGGTTTGTCCAACTCATCCAATCTGGCCGAGCAGGCATGGACGACTATTTTGACATCATGGCGTCCGAGCTCCAACGAATGAATACAATTGTGGGTGAATTTCTTGTCCTGTCGAAACCGCATTCAGAGAGTATGCGAATTCACGACCTCAAACATATCATTGAGACAACATTGGCGTTTCTAAAAGGCGAAGCAATTATGAACAACACGGTAATCCAGACGAACTTTTCTATACTTCCTCCCATTGTCTGTGATGAAAGCCAAATGAAGCAAGTGTTCATCAACATTATTCGAAATGCGCTGGATGCTATGCCAACTGGCGGGACGATTACAGTTCAAACGGAGCAAACAGGTTCGAATGAAGTGACTGTTTGTGTTGCGGACGAAGGATGTGGCATCCCGGAAGACAGTATCGCCATGATTGGCGAGCCTTTTTTCACCACGAAGGAAGATGGGACTGGTCTGGGCATGATGGTGACACAGCAGATTGTACGCAGCCACGGCGGAAGAATCGAAATTCGAAGCCGTGTTGATAAAGGAACCACAGTTTCAATTGTTTTACCCGTATCCTCAAGCAGTTGA
- a CDS encoding DoxX family membrane protein produces MSYFGAVGEELKKSWWNAVVVIVFTISRIFFGWGFFHAGWEKMTKENWFGDGKFDAGGLIHKMVGNIQHSHGPDPLHLNNLLVWFANHIFIPMAGFTDFLVVLFEMLIGICVFFGIGIVWTMLVALFLNLQFAAAGSANNFGYLVTDIVWFKWPKYAGLIGFDGYVRYRKGKSLLGASSLNTPPSGKGTAM; encoded by the coding sequence ATGAGTTACTTTGGTGCCGTCGGGGAAGAACTGAAAAAAAGTTGGTGGAACGCAGTCGTCGTGATTGTCTTTACAATTTCCAGGATATTTTTCGGGTGGGGATTTTTTCACGCCGGTTGGGAGAAAATGACCAAGGAAAACTGGTTCGGTGACGGCAAGTTTGACGCAGGCGGACTGATTCATAAGATGGTTGGAAATATACAGCACTCACACGGCCCAGACCCGCTGCATTTAAACAATCTGTTGGTCTGGTTTGCCAATCACATCTTCATCCCCATGGCCGGATTTACAGATTTTCTGGTTGTTCTCTTTGAAATGTTAATTGGTATCTGTGTCTTCTTCGGAATCGGCATTGTCTGGACTATGCTCGTAGCACTGTTCTTAAACCTGCAGTTCGCGGCGGCCGGTTCTGCAAACAACTTCGGCTATTTGGTGACTGACATCGTTTGGTTCAAATGGCCCAAGTATGCTGGCCTGATTGGCTTTGACGGCTATGTGCGTTACAGAAAAGGTAAAAGCCTTCTGGGCGCATCGAGTCTGAACACCCCGCCAAGCGGCAAAGGGACTGCAATGTAA
- a CDS encoding glycoside hydrolase family 32 protein, whose product MEQYSSSIMWDTAPITTSSGALQLFGKVRGEQSMNLHDRHQILIKRADAYKNQAAGAVNDRYRPKYHVAPSVNWMNDPNGLVYFQGKYHVFYQYHPFSPYQGPMHWGHVVSDDLVHWSELPIALAPSEDYDENGCFSGSAVVHAGKLYLFYTGHSDSKSPKEVQCMATSDDGGVSFRKHPLNPIISSPPSEASEDFRDPKVWKHNDNWYMVLGTGKNGHGRAVLYQSKNLLDWDYVSVINQSNGVQGYNWECPDVLPFGRKSVFLVSPEGMENCSNLYMVGDLNYETGEFTTEHTARLDEGQDFYAAQSFQDDSGRTIGFGWMNTWGTSMPSQQDGWSGALTLPRRLELNPNGQLLSLPVAEMMKLRSNELLTRCNVLLTPRSRNPLQAVRGIQLEIEIEYDLDETDADCFGMKFRCAEDGSEESVLKFDRLKSELEFYRSHSGAGDTTSSTCTVDRGDELLHLQIFLDTSSIEIFVNHGVKVMTNRIYPMPTSDRLEVFSGKGKTLIKALKIWELQP is encoded by the coding sequence ATGGAGCAGTATAGCAGCAGTATCATGTGGGACACAGCACCCATTACGACTAGTTCAGGTGCGCTTCAACTATTTGGAAAAGTCCGAGGAGAGCAATCGATGAATTTGCATGACAGACACCAAATCCTCATTAAACGAGCTGACGCTTACAAAAACCAGGCAGCAGGTGCAGTGAATGACCGATATCGGCCGAAGTATCATGTCGCACCCAGTGTAAATTGGATGAACGACCCGAACGGCTTAGTGTATTTTCAAGGAAAGTATCATGTGTTCTATCAGTATCATCCCTTTAGTCCATACCAGGGACCCATGCATTGGGGGCACGTGGTTAGCGATGATTTAGTCCATTGGAGTGAACTGCCCATCGCTTTGGCACCAAGTGAAGACTACGACGAAAATGGGTGTTTCTCGGGAAGCGCCGTTGTGCACGCTGGAAAGCTGTATCTGTTTTATACCGGACATTCGGACAGCAAAAGCCCCAAAGAAGTTCAGTGTATGGCGACGAGCGATGACGGCGGCGTTTCCTTTCGGAAGCATCCTCTCAATCCCATTATTTCAAGTCCGCCGTCGGAGGCGTCGGAAGACTTTCGGGATCCTAAAGTGTGGAAGCATAACGACAATTGGTACATGGTTCTTGGCACCGGAAAGAACGGTCATGGCCGTGCAGTGCTGTATCAATCAAAGAATCTATTGGACTGGGACTATGTCTCAGTAATCAACCAAAGTAATGGTGTACAAGGGTACAACTGGGAATGTCCGGACGTCCTGCCATTTGGTCGCAAGAGTGTATTTTTGGTGTCGCCAGAAGGAATGGAAAACTGCTCAAACCTGTATATGGTTGGAGACCTGAATTATGAGACAGGTGAGTTCACAACAGAGCACACAGCTCGATTGGATGAGGGGCAGGATTTCTACGCCGCGCAAAGTTTTCAGGACGACAGTGGGCGGACGATTGGCTTTGGATGGATGAATACATGGGGAACGTCTATGCCAAGTCAACAAGATGGATGGTCAGGAGCCCTTACCCTGCCGCGCAGGCTCGAGCTTAATCCGAACGGACAATTGCTGTCTTTGCCTGTTGCCGAAATGATGAAACTGAGGAGTAACGAACTGCTGACACGCTGCAATGTACTTTTGACACCTCGCAGCCGCAATCCACTGCAAGCTGTTCGAGGCATTCAATTGGAAATTGAAATCGAATATGACCTGGACGAAACAGATGCAGACTGCTTTGGTATGAAGTTTCGGTGCGCAGAGGATGGTTCTGAAGAGAGCGTACTGAAGTTTGACCGTTTGAAGAGTGAACTTGAATTCTATCGAAGCCATTCTGGCGCAGGAGATACAACATCGTCAACCTGCACCGTGGACCGTGGCGACGAGTTGCTGCATTTGCAAATCTTCCTCGACACCAGTTCTATAGAGATATTCGTAAACCATGGTGTTAAGGTCATGACGAATCGGATTTATCCCATGCCAACCAGTGACAGACTGGAGGTGTTTTCTGGAAAAGGGAAGACACTCATTAAGGCACTGAAAATCTGGGAACTTCAACCGTAA
- a CDS encoding carbohydrate ABC transporter permease, with product MNKKTRTSSPMKRKEALTGYLFISPWLIGFIVFVFGPLAASLYLSFTKYNLLRPPKFIGFGNYHHMIFSVDFWKSLEVTFYYAIVSVPLDLLVALVLAILLNQNVRLMRLFRTLFYLPAVLPPVAIAVLWNWILNPDYGFLNRALGFIGLPKPQWLVTPQWTVPAFIVMSIWSVGTAMVIMLAGLQDVPQTLYEAVVIDGASTWQKFRYVTLPMISPVLFFNLVMGIIGAFSYFTQAYVMGSSYGQGAGVNNAGLFYALNVYIQGFSNLHMGYASALAWVLFFIVFVLTMLVFRSSALWVYYGSEK from the coding sequence ATGAACAAAAAAACACGTACTTCGTCTCCTATGAAACGCAAAGAAGCTCTAACCGGATATCTGTTTATTAGTCCCTGGTTGATAGGCTTTATTGTCTTTGTCTTTGGTCCGTTGGCAGCTTCACTCTACTTAAGCTTCACGAAATATAACCTGCTGAGACCGCCTAAGTTCATTGGCTTTGGGAACTACCACCATATGATATTTAGTGTGGATTTTTGGAAATCTCTTGAAGTCACGTTTTACTATGCAATTGTATCTGTACCTCTGGATTTGCTTGTCGCCTTAGTGCTGGCGATTCTCCTGAATCAGAATGTAAGGCTAATGAGGTTGTTTAGAACACTGTTCTATTTGCCTGCGGTTCTGCCTCCTGTTGCAATCGCAGTTCTCTGGAACTGGATTTTGAATCCTGATTACGGATTTTTGAATAGAGCTTTAGGATTCATTGGGCTTCCCAAACCCCAGTGGCTTGTCACTCCTCAGTGGACCGTTCCAGCTTTTATTGTCATGAGTATTTGGAGTGTAGGGACTGCCATGGTCATCATGCTTGCAGGACTCCAGGACGTACCCCAGACCTTGTATGAAGCTGTGGTCATTGACGGAGCATCAACATGGCAAAAGTTCAGATATGTGACGCTGCCTATGATTTCTCCCGTTCTGTTTTTCAATCTTGTCATGGGGATTATTGGAGCGTTCAGTTACTTTACTCAGGCGTATGTCATGGGGTCGAGTTACGGGCAGGGAGCTGGAGTCAATAATGCCGGACTGTTTTATGCCCTCAACGTTTATATTCAAGGCTTTTCAAACTTGCACATGGGATATGCATCCGCATTGGCATGGGTCCTGTTCTTTATTGTTTTCGTGCTGACGATGCTTGTGTTCCGGTCATCAGCCCTATGGGTTTATTATGGGAGTGAAAAGTAA
- a CDS encoding ROK family protein produces MYHVGVDLGGTKILTGLIDEDGRIEKYVRRDTNAYEGPNAVVARIVETVKEVTTGVARGHIGGIGIGSPGPLDSHTGVVLSPPNLPGWKNVPLKAIVEERTQLHTVLENDANAAAIGENYFGAGNNSTDLVYVTVSTGIGAGIIVNGSLMRGKTGSAGEIGHMIVDAHGRQCICGNRGCLEALSSGTSIAKIAREQFGEEHDAAEVADMAKNGDELAKRILDESFGYLGLGLVNIIHIFNPSVVVIGGGVSKVGKPMFDVLTQVVRNRAFPTSGEIVEIKPAELGGMSGMIGSAVLARLHRSENQQQRLHRQQV; encoded by the coding sequence GTGTACCATGTGGGCGTTGATTTGGGAGGGACGAAAATCCTCACAGGACTCATTGATGAGGATGGAAGGATAGAAAAGTACGTACGCAGAGACACGAATGCCTACGAAGGCCCGAATGCGGTGGTAGCGAGAATCGTGGAGACCGTAAAGGAAGTAACAACGGGTGTTGCACGTGGTCACATTGGGGGTATCGGCATCGGTTCTCCAGGACCATTGGATTCTCACACGGGCGTTGTTTTGTCTCCGCCTAACCTGCCGGGGTGGAAAAATGTGCCGCTCAAAGCCATTGTTGAAGAAAGAACACAACTGCATACTGTGCTTGAGAACGACGCCAACGCTGCAGCCATTGGAGAAAACTACTTTGGTGCGGGTAACAACAGTACGGACCTAGTCTATGTCACCGTGAGTACGGGCATTGGCGCCGGCATCATCGTGAATGGCTCGTTGATGCGGGGAAAAACGGGATCGGCCGGAGAAATCGGACATATGATTGTGGATGCGCACGGTCGTCAATGCATTTGCGGGAACCGTGGTTGTCTGGAGGCACTGTCCTCGGGAACGTCCATTGCCAAAATTGCCAGGGAACAGTTTGGCGAAGAACACGACGCTGCTGAGGTGGCTGATATGGCGAAAAATGGAGATGAATTGGCAAAACGCATTCTGGATGAATCGTTTGGCTATTTGGGACTCGGACTCGTAAACATCATTCACATTTTTAATCCGTCCGTTGTCGTGATTGGCGGCGGTGTTTCGAAAGTTGGCAAGCCCATGTTTGACGTATTGACTCAAGTTGTACGAAATCGGGCTTTTCCCACGTCAGGGGAGATTGTCGAAATCAAGCCCGCCGAACTGGGCGGTATGTCGGGTATGATTGGCAGCGCCGTTTTGGCCCGACTACACAGAAGTGAGAATCAGCAGCAACGCCTGCATCGTCAACAGGTGTGA
- a CDS encoding bifunctional 5,10-methylenetetrahydrofolate dehydrogenase/5,10-methenyltetrahydrofolate cyclohydrolase — MTIEMYGKQVAEEIRASIKLKVEAYVQSGIRPRIVTVLVEGDAACAYYAKSKGKTAAKLGIEYEILHFGRDASTGTIIEKIQQLNHDSSVHGIMVELPLPAHIDTSRVTQAISPYKDVDGLTKINRFANMTGDKGLYPATPVAAVKLLNHFGYSVSGKHVALVGFGETVGQPLFHLLVRNNATVTVCHAGTKDVSLHTKAADIIFVAVGKAGLITPDMVHSQHVIIDAGINESEGNIVGDVDTEVADKVRALSPTPGGVGTVTTMQLFHNLTAAMDWQDEEGMLYQNAADLA; from the coding sequence GTGACGATTGAAATGTATGGCAAGCAAGTCGCTGAGGAAATTAGGGCTTCTATTAAATTGAAAGTGGAGGCCTATGTGCAGAGCGGCATCCGGCCAAGAATTGTAACAGTTCTTGTTGAAGGGGATGCAGCGTGTGCGTACTACGCAAAATCCAAAGGGAAGACTGCTGCGAAACTGGGGATTGAATACGAGATTCTTCACTTTGGCCGGGACGCGTCAACTGGGACCATAATAGAGAAGATTCAGCAGTTAAACCATGACAGTTCTGTACACGGAATCATGGTTGAACTGCCCTTGCCGGCGCACATCGACACGTCGCGTGTGACACAAGCTATTTCACCTTATAAGGATGTTGACGGCCTAACGAAAATCAATCGATTTGCGAATATGACAGGTGACAAGGGTCTTTATCCAGCTACTCCTGTGGCTGCAGTGAAGCTGCTCAATCACTTTGGCTATTCGGTGTCAGGAAAACATGTGGCACTTGTCGGCTTTGGTGAAACAGTTGGGCAGCCGTTGTTTCACCTGCTGGTGCGGAATAATGCAACCGTTACAGTCTGTCATGCTGGAACCAAGGATGTCTCTCTGCATACAAAGGCGGCTGACATTATTTTCGTAGCCGTCGGAAAGGCAGGTCTCATTACACCTGACATGGTTCATTCCCAACACGTCATTATTGACGCCGGTATAAACGAGAGCGAGGGAAACATTGTTGGAGATGTGGATACTGAGGTGGCAGATAAGGTGAGGGCACTTTCGCCTACACCCGGAGGGGTTGGCACAGTGACGACGATGCAGTTATTTCACAATCTAACGGCCGCTATGGATTGGCAAGACGAAGAAGGAATGTTATATCAAAATGCGGCCGATTTGGCCTAA
- a CDS encoding ATP-binding protein: MVELPVDNLLLNVFIIFLCIFGLFASRHVFHEKYVRWILLLLPSTAVVLCMTFPFTLFPGQLYDLRLVVILLSILYGGIGPGLAVTTTSFVYRYVIGGSGFLQMLLTFTPILVLAFYINPRFVRYSKAKKVVVAALLNAAPVVLNIMVVILRYPIEPKHLWFLCEWGIVEVATTVMVVFLIDTVRSNVEMRHHLQELEKVQLVNSLTASIAHEIRNPLTVSRGFLQLLQENNSEQTRRDYLNIVLGELDKASSVIDEYLSLSHPQLNNMERVNVSQLIQQSLASITPYATLHNVSVIQNLETDVYMSIDGERFSKCVLNIMKNGIEAMPKGGTLSVQIRRRRRAVGITVSDTGIGMTSEQIQRLGKPFYSTKHKGTGLGLMTSYRFIQLMKGQIQVTSKVNAGTTFSVSLPVSDTQPSVVESAAELENATHPTADLASENWN; encoded by the coding sequence GTGGTAGAATTGCCCGTTGATAATCTGTTGCTGAATGTGTTTATTATATTCTTGTGCATATTTGGGTTGTTTGCATCGAGACATGTGTTTCATGAAAAATATGTGCGTTGGATATTGCTATTACTGCCCAGTACAGCAGTAGTTCTATGTATGACCTTTCCCTTCACTTTGTTTCCCGGTCAACTCTACGACCTCAGACTTGTTGTAATTCTTCTTAGCATTTTGTATGGAGGAATTGGTCCCGGTTTGGCCGTGACGACCACATCTTTTGTGTATCGGTATGTTATTGGAGGAAGCGGATTTCTACAAATGCTCCTCACTTTTACACCCATCCTGGTCTTGGCCTTTTACATAAATCCGCGCTTTGTCCGGTACTCCAAGGCAAAAAAAGTTGTAGTGGCCGCCCTGCTCAATGCTGCTCCTGTGGTACTGAACATAATGGTTGTGATTCTCAGGTATCCAATTGAACCCAAGCACCTGTGGTTCCTGTGCGAATGGGGAATTGTCGAAGTCGCAACGACTGTCATGGTCGTTTTTTTGATTGATACCGTACGCAGCAACGTTGAGATGAGACATCACTTGCAAGAACTTGAGAAAGTGCAACTGGTCAACTCGTTGACGGCTTCTATAGCCCACGAGATAAGAAATCCACTGACTGTGTCCCGTGGTTTTTTGCAGCTTCTCCAGGAAAACAATTCTGAGCAGACAAGGAGAGACTATTTGAACATCGTTCTAGGCGAACTGGACAAAGCTTCCTCTGTCATTGACGAATACCTTTCCTTGTCTCATCCACAACTAAACAACATGGAACGGGTGAACGTATCGCAATTGATTCAGCAGTCGCTTGCATCGATCACCCCATACGCTACACTTCACAATGTCAGTGTGATTCAAAATTTGGAGACGGATGTTTACATGTCTATCGACGGAGAGAGATTTTCAAAGTGCGTACTGAACATCATGAAGAATGGAATAGAGGCAATGCCAAAGGGAGGGACGCTGTCAGTGCAAATACGCCGACGCCGAAGAGCAGTTGGTATCACCGTCAGCGATACCGGAATCGGCATGACATCCGAACAGATTCAACGGCTGGGTAAGCCTTTCTATTCGACAAAACACAAGGGGACAGGACTAGGACTCATGACATCATACAGGTTCATTCAACTCATGAAGGGCCAAATTCAGGTTACCAGTAAGGTCAACGCAGGGACGACCTTTTCGGTTTCCCTTCCTGTCTCCGACACACAGCCTTCGGTCGTTGAAAGTGCCGCCGAACTTGAGAATGCTACACATCCCACGGCAGACCTCGCAAGCGAAAACTGGAACTAG
- a CDS encoding glycoside hydrolase family 130 protein, protein MKVVRYAENPLVQPSDIEPHLEQSEVIGAFNAGTAKLRNETILLLRVAERPVSSDNEHVSAVWYDPDAQGLRTLEFNLNDEALDFRDSRVIRYKNKSQWSYLTSVSYLRVARSTDGRHFIVDKEPLLFPNNRYEAFGVEDPRITQIEGRFYITYSVVSTEGVGVGLAETEDFVTVRRHGLIFPPENKDVVLFPERVNGKFFALHRPVPSGVGQPEVWIAQSDNLEHWGNHQHLIGLREGRWDSRRMGAGAVPIKTDKGWLEIYHGADHNDRYCMGALLLDVNNPAKVIARSDEPILTPTEPYETEGFFGNVVFSCGAVVEDDVVKLYYGVADTAMACAQFSLREILDSLTYVEPGAE, encoded by the coding sequence ATGAAAGTAGTCAGATATGCCGAAAATCCTCTGGTACAACCCTCAGACATTGAACCCCATCTTGAGCAGAGTGAGGTCATCGGAGCCTTTAATGCTGGCACCGCCAAACTGCGTAACGAAACCATTCTGCTGCTGCGTGTAGCGGAACGGCCTGTCAGTTCTGACAATGAGCATGTCTCAGCCGTGTGGTATGACCCTGACGCACAGGGCTTACGCACGCTAGAGTTCAACCTGAACGATGAAGCGCTGGATTTCAGAGATTCACGGGTTATTCGTTACAAGAACAAAAGTCAGTGGTCTTACTTAACCTCTGTATCGTACTTGCGAGTTGCAAGAAGCACAGACGGACGCCACTTTATCGTCGACAAAGAACCTCTGTTGTTTCCAAATAACCGATATGAAGCATTCGGTGTAGAGGACCCCAGAATTACCCAAATTGAGGGCAGGTTCTATATCACCTACAGCGTCGTGTCAACGGAAGGGGTTGGTGTGGGTCTTGCAGAGACGGAAGACTTTGTTACCGTCCGGCGACACGGCCTGATTTTTCCTCCGGAAAACAAAGACGTAGTGTTGTTTCCTGAAAGAGTCAACGGCAAATTCTTCGCCCTTCACCGACCTGTCCCAAGCGGCGTAGGACAGCCTGAAGTTTGGATTGCACAGTCGGACAATCTTGAGCATTGGGGGAACCATCAGCATCTTATCGGTCTGCGAGAGGGACGCTGGGATAGTCGAAGAATGGGAGCTGGGGCTGTACCTATCAAAACAGACAAAGGGTGGCTGGAGATCTATCATGGTGCCGATCACAATGACCGCTACTGCATGGGCGCCCTGCTTCTGGATGTGAATAATCCAGCAAAGGTCATCGCGCGCAGCGATGAACCTATACTGACTCCGACGGAACCTTACGAAACGGAAGGCTTCTTCGGAAATGTTGTTTTCTCGTGCGGTGCTGTCGTTGAAGATGACGTTGTCAAACTGTATTACGGCGTGGCCGATACAGCCATGGCATGTGCACAATTCAGCCTCCGTGAAATTCTGGACTCTCTGACCTACGTGGAGCCTGGGGCAGAGTGA
- a CDS encoding glycoside hydrolase family 130 protein, with product MNIFDNAKFPVGPFEKSSKNPILVPQGSGWESKDVFNPAAVVKDGKVYLLYRAEDNEGVGDWNGTSRIGIAESVDGIRFTRHSTPVLVPTEAYELPGGCEDPRISQVGDVYYMTYTGFDGSSARMCLATSTDLFHWEKHGVLFPNWSEGSDKVWSKSGSILPEPINGRYIMFFGDTSIWMAESTDLLHWFPNPTPVMEPSKNPDAFDSELIEPGPQPFKTKDGIVLIYNAAKRVKSLDNRAGTLVYSAGQVLLSLDDPSKVLGRTEQPFFAPDARAEREGQVNNVVFIEGLVELNGQAFIYYGMADSKIGAATFTANYSDY from the coding sequence ATGAACATTTTTGATAACGCAAAATTTCCTGTCGGACCCTTTGAAAAGAGCAGCAAAAACCCGATTTTGGTCCCGCAGGGGAGCGGGTGGGAATCAAAGGATGTCTTTAACCCGGCAGCAGTAGTGAAGGATGGAAAAGTCTATTTGCTCTACCGTGCAGAAGATAATGAAGGTGTTGGGGACTGGAACGGTACTTCCAGAATTGGCATTGCTGAGAGTGTGGACGGAATTCGGTTCACGCGACACAGTACGCCTGTTCTGGTCCCAACTGAAGCATACGAATTACCCGGCGGATGCGAGGACCCGCGAATTAGTCAGGTAGGAGACGTCTACTACATGACATATACCGGGTTTGATGGCAGCAGTGCTCGCATGTGCTTGGCCACATCGACAGACTTGTTTCACTGGGAGAAGCATGGTGTGCTGTTTCCGAATTGGTCTGAAGGGTCGGACAAAGTCTGGTCAAAGTCAGGGTCCATTCTTCCTGAACCAATCAATGGCAGGTACATTATGTTCTTCGGGGATACTTCAATTTGGATGGCGGAGTCCACAGATTTGTTGCATTGGTTCCCGAATCCAACGCCGGTCATGGAACCCTCAAAGAATCCAGATGCATTCGACAGTGAATTGATAGAACCCGGTCCTCAACCTTTTAAAACAAAGGACGGCATCGTGCTGATTTACAATGCAGCTAAACGCGTGAAAAGTCTGGACAACCGAGCCGGAACGCTGGTTTACTCAGCAGGACAGGTTTTGCTTTCGCTCGACGACCCGTCAAAAGTCCTTGGACGTACAGAGCAGCCTTTCTTTGCGCCAGACGCTCGGGCTGAGCGTGAGGGGCAAGTCAATAATGTCGTCTTTATAGAGGGCTTGGTCGAGCTCAATGGACAAGCTTTCATTTATTACGGAATGGCTGACTCTAAAATTGGAGCAGCGACTTTTACTGCGAACTACAGTGATTACTAA
- a CDS encoding carbohydrate ABC transporter permease, whose protein sequence is MVSGRPQRVTQKFIVYLLLIGISISFLVPFVWLVLSALKSSDEIFVFPPVWLPKHFEWGNFVKAMTEVSFGRFGVNTIIIAVLNMVGNVASCAFVAYGFARFRFPGRKILFGILLATLMIPPEVLLIPQFILFHKLNWINTFLPLTVPAFFGNAFFVFLLRQFFMTIPIELEEAARIDGAGPLRIFLQIVVPLIKPALTAVAIFSFEGAWNSFLGPLIYLNDQSKYTLQLGLNLFQGTFHTQWNLIMAASVVVMLPIIIIFFFAQRYFVQGITLTGSKG, encoded by the coding sequence ATGGTATCAGGACGTCCGCAAAGAGTGACTCAAAAATTCATCGTATACCTGTTGTTAATTGGTATTTCCATTAGCTTTTTGGTTCCATTCGTTTGGTTGGTTCTGAGTGCTCTGAAGAGCAGCGATGAGATTTTTGTATTTCCGCCTGTGTGGCTGCCAAAGCATTTTGAGTGGGGCAACTTTGTGAAGGCTATGACAGAAGTCTCGTTCGGGCGGTTTGGCGTCAATACAATCATTATTGCCGTACTTAATATGGTGGGGAACGTTGCATCCTGTGCTTTTGTTGCCTATGGCTTTGCCAGATTTCGGTTTCCCGGTCGAAAAATCCTGTTTGGCATTTTGTTGGCAACTCTCATGATTCCGCCGGAAGTACTTCTCATTCCGCAGTTCATTCTGTTTCACAAACTGAACTGGATTAACACATTTTTACCACTTACGGTACCGGCCTTTTTTGGGAATGCATTCTTTGTGTTCCTACTGCGTCAGTTCTTTATGACGATTCCAATTGAACTGGAGGAAGCAGCTAGGATTGACGGCGCAGGCCCCTTGCGCATTTTTTTGCAAATCGTGGTTCCTCTCATCAAGCCGGCTTTGACTGCGGTGGCCATCTTTTCCTTTGAAGGAGCCTGGAACTCATTTTTAGGACCGCTCATCTATCTAAACGACCAGAGCAAATACACACTGCAACTTGGACTGAATTTATTTCAAGGCACGTTTCATACGCAATGGAATCTGATTATGGCTGCGTCCGTGGTGGTGATGCTGCCGATTATCATCATCTTCTTCTTCGCGCAGAGGTATTTTGTACAAGGCATTACTCTGACGGGATCGAAGGGGTAA